The sequence ACCCCTTTTAAACAGGGCTACCGATAAACTTTACGAACCCGGTTCAATAGCTAAAATGATAACCATTGCCAGCGCATATGAATACGCCATTGATCCGGAAAAAATATTTCCCGTTAAATGCCCTGGCCACACTTATTACGACAATAAAATTTTCTGGTGCTGGACCAAACACGGAAGAGTAAAATCGCTTGAACAGACTGTTGACACTTCCTGCAACATAGGCGCCGCGGAACTTGCTTTTGCAATCGGTTCTCCGCGCCTTACGGAATACAACACAAAATTCGGATTTGGCCAGCAGCTTGACCTTGGCTTTATGGATGTCACACGCAATTTAAAGATTTCTATCCCCGTAAAAACAAGTTCCGCGCCTATGAATGACCGTACAAAGTTTGACCTTGCGATGCACGCTTGCGGACTTTCTTACGAAGGCCACAACTACACAATCACCCCCCTGCATGCCGCGCTTCTTGCAGCCACAATCGCAAACGACGGAATAATGATGGACCCTTACATGATTAAAGAAATACGAAACATAAACGGCAAAATCATTTATCAGGCGGCGCCGCGGGTTATAAAAAAACCTGTTACTCCGGAAACCGCGGATAAAATAACCAAACTTATGATTGATTCAGTTGAAAACGGTATAGGCCGCAAAGCAAAGGTCAACGGCATTTCAATTGCAGGCAAGACCGGTACATCCGGAAAAAGCGGCGCGTTAAACGCGTGGTTTATCTCTTTCGCGCCCTCCGAAAACCCGGAATATGCCATAGCAATATGCGGCGATTCAGAGGGCAAGGGAATGTCCGTGGCAGCCCCGGTTGCCGGCGACATCTATAAGGATTTATTTAAATAACAGTTTATATAATAAAAAAGGCCCCGGCGGCGACAAACCGTCCGGGGCTTTTTTATTGTTTGTTTTTTCCTTTGTCCAGAATTGTGGCAGATAAATTAACACCTTTAAATCCGGATAATTCAGCAAGCTTTACTTCTTTTATAAAGACATAATGCGCGGAAATCATATGATAAATAAACCCTTCCACCCCGTCAAGAAAACCAAGTTTTAAAAAATAGTGTTTTAGAAAATATGCCGCGGGTTTTATTAAAATTGTGTAACCTGTAGCCCTTCTGCCCGCACAGGCGTTCTTCCGCGCTTCCAGTCCGGTGTACCTGTTAACAGTATCTATGTGCGCCTTTATGCCGGGTTTTGTAAAATGCAGAAGCGCGTTTTTAAGGTGTCCTGTTGTGCCGTTTACCTTAAGGCCTTCATGAATAACCGCCCCTTCAAAACAGCCTGAATTTTTTTTAAACAGCCTTAACTGCCTGTCAGGATACAACCCTCCAAAACGCAGAAATTTTCCTGTGTAATAAAAGTTTTTTCTTGGGATATAATAACCGTCACACGGGCTTTTTGAACTGCTAATGTCAATTATCTCTTCCGCCAGTTTCTCTTCTATAACCTCATCCGCATCCAGAGACAGCACCCATTTGCCTGTGGCTTTTGATATGGCGTAATTTTTCTGCGCCGCAAAACCTTTAAAACTGCTGATATAAACTTTTGCCCCGCGTTTTCGGGATATCTGTACGGTATTATCGGTGCTGCCGCCATCCACCACAATTATTTCCCCTGCCCAGGCAGCGGATTCAAGGCACCGCGATATAATCCGCCCTTCATTCTGCGCGATTATTACAACAGAGACATTACCCGCGGTTTTATTCATTTATCACGCCCTGTATCAGTGATGCCGTCTTATCAACCTGTGCTTTTACTGTAAAATTCTCTTTTACATTTTTGGCCGCCGCCCTGCCGGTTTTTGTAAGCTGTTTTTTATTTTTCATTACATCAAGCAGTTTTGCAGCCAGAGCTTTTGCGGATACTTCATTTACAAGGTATCCGTTAACCCCGTCTTTTATTATTTCAGGCGTACCGCCTGTATTAAACGCCGCCACCGGCACCCCCATTGAAGACGCTTCAAGGGTTACCATTCCAAACGGTTCCGCGGGCGAGGCAAGCACAAAAACATCAAAAGCCGGAATAAAAATTTTTCTGTCGCCGTATCCCGCAAAAATAAAATTATTTTTAAGGGCTTTACTGCCCGCTTTTTCCCTTAAATACTTTTCAAATTCCTCGTCACCCTGCACCCCTTTGCCGGCAATTAAAAACTTTATCTTTTTATTTTTTTTCACGGCAATTTCCGCCGCGTCTATTAACAGTTCTATCCCCTTATTGCGCCTGAAAAAACCAACCGTTCCTGCTATAAACTCATTTGTAATGCCGTATTTCGCCCTTATTTTCTTCCTTTGTGTTTTGGAATACATAAGCGGATTCATTCCGTTATGAATTACAGCCATCTTTTCATTTTTTACGCCGGCATTTTGCATTGACCGCATTACAGCGCCTGAAACACATATTATCTTTTTTACAAATAACGACAAAAAAAGCGCGTTAAGCCCAAAATAAGAAAGCGGCCTTTTATCAACTATTATATGTTTGTGCCATATCATTTTTAACCCGGCAAAAAAAGCGGGCATAGCCGTTAATTTAAGGCTTAAAAAACCGTTGGCATATAAAAGCACCGCGCCGGTTTTTTTAAAATAATCATAAACCGTTGCCGCGAATTTAAAGTAAGCAAAGATATATCTGTACCGGGGTTTTTCCGGAGCTTTTATAATGGTGTATTTTATTTTATTGGCTTTCAAAAGGGTTTCAAAAGGGCCTTCTTTCATAAGCAGGACTTCCACGTCATAAGTCTTTCTTAAACCCTTCAGCAGGTTAAGCAGTACAATCTGTCCGCCGCCAATAAAAGAAAAGTATTCAGCAAAAACTATTTTTTTCTTACCACTCATCCGCGCCCGCCTTTTCTGTTCTGGTAACATCATCCACTCCCGCAAAATGCGGAAAGATATAATCCGCGGTAATGCCAAGCCTGTGGTTTGCCGCGCCCGGAACTATATTATCAGGTTTAAACGCGTAATCAATTTTTATAAAAAATATCTCCGAAGGTTTAAGTTTAACGCCCGCGCCGGCAGTGATACTTTGCCCGTCAAATCCAAGCCTTACCGCGGCAAAATCATTCCATGTAAGCTCTCCGCCCGCGGCCGCTTTTATATAATCATAGGAGGAATAAAGAAAATCCGCGGAACCGGAAAGTTTAAGCCCTTTTACGCCAAACGGTTCAGCGGCGGATGCATTTAACCCGGCGGACGCGGTTAAAGGGATGGTTTCCACCATTGTGGAATTATTCCATGTTATAAAAGTACTGATATTTGAAATATTTATACCCGCCCTTAACCATTCATTAATTTTCAGTATGGCTCCAAAATCAAAGCCCGTCCCGGAACCCCTTGTCTTCCCTATAGTTTCCAGATAATATCTGAAATTTCCACCTACAAACAGGTTGCCGGCAAGAGTGGTGGCGGCCGAAAAAATAAATATATTTACAGAATCGGAAATTAAAAAATCAGGTTCGTATGAATCGGTGGACCTTGCCTCTATGTCGCCGCCCGCGCTGTAATTAAACCAGGAAAACCCCACAGAATATATATTTTTATGTATATCAAAAGGTTTGCCTATTGAAATGTAATTGACCGCCCTGTTAAAAGACATAATATAAGTCTCCGCGGACAGCTGAAGGTCGGGCAGAAGCACCAGCCCCGCCGGATTATATACCGCGGAAGCCGTATCATCAGCCGCAGCAGTATACGCGCCGCCCATGCCTGTTGCCCTTACGCCGGCTCCAAGTTTGTTATAAGCCCCCGCCTGTCCGCCTTCCGCCTGTAATACAGCGGATGCAAAAATAATAAACAGCGATGCGGATAATACCGTCTTGCAAATGTCCCTTAACAAATTTATGCTCCTGTAGTGTCAGTGTAAAACTGTTATTTTATTTTTGCCTCTCAAAGCGCCGCTGCTGATTGTGTAAAAATAAGTTCCATTGCCGGCTTTACGTCCGCTTGTGGTTTTACCGTCCCATTTCACATAATTGTAACCTGTGTACGCGGAAGAAATATCAACTGTCTTTTTCCATACAATATCGCCTGCCGCGTCATAAATTGTGATAACAGTTTCAGCCGGTGCAGATAAGACATATGTAATTGTTGTATTTCTTTCACGGTCGGGGGAAAACGGATTCGGCCAGTTATAGGTGCGCATTTCAACAGCCCTGTCAGGATTTTCTGTAAGAGCCTTGTAGGCGTTAATCCTGCCCCAGCCTGTCTTAATATCATAACCCGGGTCTCCTATATCATCCGCGGACATCTGCATTATTTTTCTTACCCGTTCTTCTTTAATTCCATAGTTTAAAAGTATAACCTGCGCGGCAAGCGCGGATACAAACGGGGCGGAAAAAGAAGTACCGTCCACGGATTCATAACCCGAATTTTTTGATGTTGTTGTAATACCAACACCCGGTGCTGTTAAATCAACTTTACCGTAAGTGGAAAAAGCCGCACGGTTGTCATTTTCATCAGACGCCCCGACGCTTATTACCTGTGAATAAGCGGCAGGATAAACTTTTTCATTTATCCCGGAATTTCCCGAAGACGCCACAAGCACGCACCCTTTTTGGGCGGCATATGCCACCGCGTTCTGCAGGGTAATTCCTCCGTAGCTGCCGCCAAAACTCATATTTATTACATTAGCCCCATGATCGGCCGCCCACACGCAGGCGTAATAAATATCAGCATCATGTCCAAACCCTTCTTCATCAAGCGCCTTTACAGGCATTACTTTTATCAGCGAGGTGCCATTGCTGTAAGCGGCTCCTGCTATCCCCGATGCGCTGTTGACATTTGCAATAACAACACCTGATACAAGTGTTCCATGCCCTTCAATTGCGTCATCATCCACATTAGTACTTCCATCAATAGCGTTTATTCCGTTAACTGTAGTGCCGCTGATATCAGAATGTTCCCTTCTTAATCCCGTATCTATAACCGCAACAACTATAAGTCGGTTTAAATCCGGAGGAATAAGCGATTCCGCGAAAACTTTATCTTCCTGAATTTTATTGTAACCCCACTGGCTGCGATTTTGATAATACGTATCATCAGGCCCGCCAGGAACAAGAGTATACCCTGCTTTTCTTCTATAATTCGGCTCCGCGTATTCAACAAAAGGAAGCGAGGAGAAATAGGAAATTTTTTCAGTGATATTGATGCCGTCCGGCACTTCAACACAGCGGATATCTAAAGCGGCAAAGTGAGGCCTTATGTCCCTGCAGCCGCCCTCTTCAATAACGGAAACAATAAGGCTTTCGCGCGAAGCTTTTTTCCAGCCGCGTTCTTTGGCGTAATTTTCCATTACAGACGGGTCAAATGTTTTTTTAAAACCTATAATTATGCTCTCTGATGCCTTTACAGGAAAGGCAAACGATATAAATAGTATCAATAACGCG comes from Candidatus Goldiibacteriota bacterium and encodes:
- a CDS encoding glycosyltransferase family 4 protein; translation: MSGKKKIVFAEYFSFIGGGQIVLLNLLKGLRKTYDVEVLLMKEGPFETLLKANKIKYTIIKAPEKPRYRYIFAYFKFAATVYDYFKKTGAVLLYANGFLSLKLTAMPAFFAGLKMIWHKHIIVDKRPLSYFGLNALFLSLFVKKIICVSGAVMRSMQNAGVKNEKMAVIHNGMNPLMYSKTQRKKIRAKYGITNEFIAGTVGFFRRNKGIELLIDAAEIAVKKNKKIKFLIAGKGVQGDEEFEKYLREKAGSKALKNNFIFAGYGDRKIFIPAFDVFVLASPAEPFGMVTLEASSMGVPVAAFNTGGTPEIIKDGVNGYLVNEVSAKALAAKLLDVMKNKKQLTKTGRAAAKNVKENFTVKAQVDKTASLIQGVINE
- a CDS encoding glycosyltransferase family 2 protein yields the protein MNKTAGNVSVVIIAQNEGRIISRCLESAAWAGEIIVVDGGSTDNTVQISRKRGAKVYISSFKGFAAQKNYAISKATGKWVLSLDADEVIEEKLAEEIIDISSSKSPCDGYYIPRKNFYYTGKFLRFGGLYPDRQLRLFKKNSGCFEGAVIHEGLKVNGTTGHLKNALLHFTKPGIKAHIDTVNRYTGLEARKNACAGRRATGYTILIKPAAYFLKHYFLKLGFLDGVEGFIYHMISAHYVFIKEVKLAELSGFKGVNLSATILDKGKNKQ
- a CDS encoding S8 family serine peptidase, encoding MILFISFAFPVKASESIIIGFKKTFDPSVMENYAKERGWKKASRESLIVSVIEEGGCRDIRPHFAALDIRCVEVPDGINITEKISYFSSLPFVEYAEPNYRRKAGYTLVPGGPDDTYYQNRSQWGYNKIQEDKVFAESLIPPDLNRLIVVAVIDTGLRREHSDISGTTVNGINAIDGSTNVDDDAIEGHGTLVSGVVIANVNSASGIAGAAYSNGTSLIKVMPVKALDEEGFGHDADIYYACVWAADHGANVINMSFGGSYGGITLQNAVAYAAQKGCVLVASSGNSGINEKVYPAAYSQVISVGASDENDNRAAFSTYGKVDLTAPGVGITTTSKNSGYESVDGTSFSAPFVSALAAQVILLNYGIKEERVRKIMQMSADDIGDPGYDIKTGWGRINAYKALTENPDRAVEMRTYNWPNPFSPDRERNTTITYVLSAPAETVITIYDAAGDIVWKKTVDISSAYTGYNYVKWDGKTTSGRKAGNGTYFYTISSGALRGKNKITVLH